One window from the genome of Clarias gariepinus isolate MV-2021 ecotype Netherlands chromosome 15, CGAR_prim_01v2, whole genome shotgun sequence encodes:
- the LOC128543188 gene encoding mucin-5AC, whose amino-acid sequence MKGPGCTTPKTHTTTITTTTSTPTPTPTSTTTTSTPTPTPTTTTTTTTTTPSPSSTPSCTLECSWSDWMDFGPPTTGPNGGEVVPIGKIRQTYSKICSTPQNVECRAKLYPSLPLSQLGQIVTCNAQEGLICLNQNQGLQQQCFDYEIRVSCCEMKGPGCTTPKTHTTTTSTPTPTPTSTTTTSKPTTSTPTPTPTTTTTTTITTPTPSMTPSCTLECSWSDWMDFGPPTAGPNGGEVVPIRQIRQTYPKICSTPQNVECRAKLYPSLPLSQLGQIVTCNAQEGLICLNQNQGLQQQCFDYEIRVSCCEMKGPGCTTPKTHTTTTSTPTPTPTSTTTTSTPTPTPTTTTTTTTTTPTSSSTPPCMLECSWSDWMDFGPPTTGPNGGEVVPIRRISQTYPKLCSSPQQVECRAKLYPALPLSQLGQIVTCNAQEGLICLNQDQGLQQQCFDYEIRVSCCEMKGPGCTTPKTHTTTITTTTSTPTTTPTSTTTTSTPTPTPTTTTTTTTTTPSPFYTTPCLLECSWSDWMDFGPPTTGPNGGEVVPIRRISQTYPKLCSSPQQVECRGKLYPALPLSQLGPGLHNTQNTHHNNQHTDTYTNKHNNNQQTNNQHTNTYTNNNYYDYYNNTYSFHDTFLGPGLHNTQNTHHNNQHTDTYTNKHNNNQQTNNQHTNTYTNNNYYDYYNNTYSFLDTFVHT is encoded by the exons ATGAAGGGCCCAGGATGCACaacacccaaaacacacaccacaacaaTCACCACAACCACCAGCACACCGACACCTACACCaacaagcacaacaacaaccagcacaccaacacctacaccaacaacaactactacGACTACTACAACAACACCTTCTCCTTCCTCGACACCTTCGTGCACACTTGAATGCTCTTGGtctgactggatggactttggGCCTCCTACAACTGGTCCTAATGGTGGTGAAGTTGTCCCAATTGGAAAAATAAGGCAGACTTATTCAAAGATCTGTTCCACTCCACAAAATGTTGAGTGTAGAGCAAAACTCTACCCTTCTTTGCCGCTCTCACAGTTGGGTCAGATAGTGACTTGTAATGCTCAAGAAGGACTCATTTGTCTAAACCAAAACCAAGGACTTCAACAGCAGTGCTTTGATTATGAAATTCGAGTGTCTTGTTGTGAAATGAAGGGCCCGGGCTGCACaacacccaaaacacacaccacaacaaCCAGCACACCGACACCTACACCaacaagcacaacaacaacCAGCAAACCAACAACCAGCACACCAACACCTacaccaacaacaactactacGACTACTATAACAACACCTACTCCTTCCATGACACCTTCGTGCACACTTGAATGCTCTTGGtctgactggatggactttggGCCTCCTACAGCTGGTCCTAATGGTGGTGAAGTTGTCCCAATTAGACAAATAAGGCAGACTTATCCAAAGATCTGTTCCACTCCACAAAATGTTGAGTGTAGAGCAAAACTCTACCCTTCTTTGCCGCTCTCACAGCTGGGTCAGATAGTGACTTGTAATGCTCAAGAAGGACTCATTTGTCTAAACCAAAACCAAGGTCTTCAACAGCAGTGCTTTGATTATGAAATTCGAGTGTCTTGTTGTGAAATGAAGGGCCCAGGATGCACaacacccaaaacacacaccacaaccaCCAGCACACCGACACCTACACCaacaagcacaacaacaaccagcacaccaacacctacaccaacaacaactactacGACTACTACAACAACACCTACTTCTTCCTCGACACCTCCGTGCATGCTTGAATGCTCTTGGtctgactggatggactttggGCCTCCTACAACTGGTCCTAATGGTGGTGAAGTTGTCCCAATCAGAAGGATAAGCCAAACCTATCCAAAGCTGTGTTCCTCCCCACAACAAGTTGAATGTAGAGCAAAACTCTACCCTGCCCTGCCGCTCTCACAGTTGGGTCAGATAGTGACTTGTAATGCACAAGAAGGACTAATTTGTCTCAACCAGGACCAAGGTCTTCAACAGCAGTGCTTTGATTATGAAATTCGAGTGTCTTGTTGTGAAATGAAGGGCCCGGGTTGCACaacacccaaaacacacaccacaacaaTCACCACAACCACCAGCACACCGACAACGACACCaacaagcacaacaacaaccagcacaccaacacctacaccaacaacaactactacGACTACTACAACAACACCTTCTCCGTTCTACACAACTCCATGCTTACTTGAATGCTCTTGGTCTGACTGGATGGACTTCGGGCCTCCTACAACTGGTCCTAATGGTGGTGAAGTTGTCCCAATTAGAAGGATAAGCCAGACTTATCCAAAGCTCTGTTCCTCCCCACAACAAGTTGAATGCAGAGGAAAACTCTACCCTGCCCTGCCGCTCTCACAGTTGG GGCCCGGGCTGCACaacacccaaaacacacaccacaacaaCCAGCACACCGACACCTACACCaacaagcacaacaacaacCAGCAAACCAACAACCAGCACACCAACACCTacaccaacaacaactactacGACTACTATAACAACACCTACTCCTTCCATGACACCTTC CTGG GGCCCGGGCTGCACaacacccaaaacacacaccacaacaaCCAGCACACCGACACCTACACCAACAAGCACAATAACAACCAGCAAACCAACAACCAGCACACCAACACCTacaccaacaacaactactacGACTACTACAACAACACCTACTCCTTCCTCGACACCTTCGTGCACACTTGA
- the LOC128543185 gene encoding mucin-5B-like, whose translation MGKYKDNPNCWTLGWIILLIGISSTQSADGPVNIAPLTKTISGLSPAHNERVCSTWGNFNFKTYDGDFFQLHSTCNYILTSQCSSNYEDFNIQLRRQVVSGEPLITKITMKLDGTVVELSEGSVSVDGQEVTLPFSHSGVLIEVNPSYIKVIAKLGLVAMWNRNDAFMVELDNKYKNQTCGLCGDFNGVQLYNEFIKNGAEISPSDFAQFAKMDAPTESCSESAPPSDETCVKLTSACEQMLSGPPFSDCKNLVSLDSFIKACESDMCQCSGNSSNFCLCSTISEYSRQCVHAGGKPGQWRTEQFCAKTCPFPNMVHQECGNPCINTCSNPDRGQVCEEHCIDGCFCPPGLVLDDLTGQGCIAQDQCTCIHNGKIYQSGQSFTSNCKVCTCTSNKWSCTEKDCPGTCSVEGGSHITTFDGKPYNFHGDCSYILAEQTKGAEFVVVGDLVRCGLTTTETCLKAVTLALSAGSTVFNIQPDGKVFLNRIYSQLPLSTAGVNIFRPTTFYIVVQTSFGLQLEIQLVPIMQVYITVNVTHKQNLLGLCGNFNDIQSDDFTTMSGSREGTGVGFANSWRTRANCPEVKNTFENPCSLSVENEKYAQKWCSLLSDPSGVFAACHSEISPDIYQKNCMYDTCNCENSENCMCAALSSYVHACAAKGILLPGWRSDVCMKYASSCPSTMVYTYNLQSSMQSCRCQSDPDFTCSVTFDPVDGCVCEEGTYLNDNGKCVPLEKCSCYYKGSVIPPAEVISKDGAMCTCKNGKLSCIGSATDQPSCSSPMVFFNCSNAAPGSTGSECQKSCNTVDMACISTECVSGCVCPAGLVSDGKGGCIQEALCPCVHNSKIYQPGESIKVDCNTCTCKDRKWQCGVDLCHGTCTVYGDGHYVTFDGRRYTFDGDCEYTLVRDHCGHSNSSGNFRVITENIPCGTTGTTCSKAVKVFLGSNELLLTDGGYEVIQRGAGDEIPYQISVMGIYMVIEANNGLLLVWDQKTSLFIKLSPNFKGEVCGLCGNYDGNTNNDFTLRNQGVVTNALDFGNSWKESSSCPDASQIKNPCTFNPYRQAWAQKQCSIIMNDIFESCHTHVDPTPYYSACVRDACACDSGGDCECFCTAVAAYAQACNEGGVCVAWRTPKICPLFCDYYNPPGECEWHYKPCGAPCMRTCRNPKGTCSSQIPPLEGCYPKCPDDQPYFDEDTMKCVKKESCGCYSKSKHYNNGDEVPSTQNCQKCYCTSSEINCKTDDNGKNEFLPRSIFQHLKLMVV comes from the exons ATGGGGAAGTACAAAGACAATCCGAACTGTTGGACTCTCGGCTGGATCATACTCCTTATTGGAATAAGCTCCACTCAATCAG CCGATGGACCAGTCAACATTGCACCCCTGACCAAGACCATCTCTG GACTGAGTCCGGCTCATAACGAACGAGTCTGCAGCACCTGGGGCAACTTCAACTTCAAAACCTATGATGGAGACTTTTTCCAGCTCCACTCTACGTGTAACTACATCCTGACCTCGCAGTGTTCAAGCAACTATGAGGACTTCAACATCCAGCTGAGGCGGCAAGTCGTCAGCGGCGAGCCCCTGATCACCAAGATCACTATGAAGCTGGACGGCACAGTGGTGGAACTTTCCGAAGGCTCCGTCAGTGTGGACGGACAGGA GGTCACTCTGCCCTTCAGCCATTCTGGTGTCCTGATTGAGGTCAACCCCAGTTACATCAAAGTCATCGCCAAGCTGGGCCTCGTCGCCATGTGGAACAGAAACGATGCTTTCATG GTGGAATTGGACAACAAGTACAAAAATCAGACTTGTGGACTTTGCGGTGACTTTAATGGAGTTCAGCTCTACAACGAGTTCATCAAAAACG GGGCTGAGATTTCCCCATCAGACTTCGCCCAGTTTGCAAAGATGGACGCTCCGACTGAAAGCTGCAGTGAATCAGCTCCTCCATCAGATGAGACCTGTGTGAAACTG ACCTCAGCATGTGAGCAGATGCTCTCCGGTCCACCTTTTAGCGACTGCAAAAACCTCGTCTCCCTCGACTCCTTCATCAAAGCCTGCGAGTCGGACATGTGCCAGTGCAGCGGCAACTCCAGCAACTTCTGCCTGTGCAGCACCATCTCTGAGTATTCACGGCAGTGTGTGCACGCTGGGGGCAAGCCGGGCCAGTGGAGGACGGAGCAGTTCTGCG ccaagACATgccctttccccaacatggtgcaCCAGGAGTGTGGGAACCCATGCATTAACACCTGCTCGAATCCTGACCGAGGACAAGTGTGTGAGGAACACTGCATCGATGGCTGTTTCTGTCCCCCAG gttTGGTTTTGGATGATCTGACAGGCCAAGGATGCATTGCACAAGACCAGTGCACCTGCATTCACAACGGCAAAATCTATCAGTCCGGTCAGAGCTTCACCAGCAACTGTAAAGTATG CACATGCACCTCTAACAAGTGGAGCTGCACAGAGAAGGACTGCCCCGGTACATGCTCCGTAGAGGGCGGATCTCACATCACCACCTTTGATGGGAAACCATACAACTTCCACGGGGACTGTTCATACATTCTGGCTGAG CAAACCAAAGGTGCTGAGTTTGTGGTTGTGGGAGACTTGGTGCGCTGCGGTTTGACGACCACCGAGACATGTCTGAAGGCCGTGACCCTGGCTTTGTCTGCCGGAAGCACT GTGTTTAACATCCAGCCTGACGGGAAGGTCTTTCTCAACCGAATCTATTCTCAGCTTCCTCTCTCTACAG CTGGTGTGAATATTTTCCGGCCCACCACGTTTTACATCGTCGTCCAGACCTCTTTCGGGCTTCAGCTGGAGATCCAGCTCGTACCCATCATGCAGGTTTACATAACTGTGAATGTGACTCACAAGCAAAACTTACTTG GTCTGTGTGGAAACTTTAATGACATCCAAAGCGATGATTTCACCACCATGAGCGGATCACGTGAAGGAACCGGTGTTGGTTTTGCCAACAGCTGGAGGACGAGAGCTAACTGTCCTGAAGTGAAGAATACTTTTGAGAACCCGTGCAGTCTCAGTGTGGAAAATg AAAAATACGCTCAGAAATGGTGCTCCCTGCTGTCTGACCCCAGTGGTGTTTTTGCCGCGTGTCACTCGGAGATCAGCCCGGATATTTACCAAAAG AACTGCATGTACGACACCTGCAACTGCGAGAACAGCGAGAACTGCATGTGTGCCGCTCTCTCGTCTTACGTGCACGCCTGCGCCGCAAAGGGAATCCTCCTCCCGGGCTGGAGGAGTGACGTGTGCA TGAAATATGCCTCCAGCTGCCCGAGCACCATGGTGTACACCTACAACCTCCAGAGCAGCATGCAGTCATGTCGCTGTCAAAGTGACCCAGATTTCACCTGCTCGGTGACCTTTGACCCGGTAGATGGTTGCGTTTGTGAAGAAGGAACGTATCTTAACGATAACGGAAAATGTGTTCCGCTGGAGAAATGTTCCTGCTACTACAAAGGGTCTGTGATTCCTCCTGCAGAAGTCATCAGCAAGGACGGTGCCATGTG cACCTGTAAGAACGGCAAACTTAGCTGCATCGGATCTGCCACAGATCAGCCAT cTTGTTCCTCACCAATGGTGTTCTTCAACTGCTCTAATGCTGCTCCAGGATCTACAGGCTCAGAGTGCCAGAAGAGCTGTAACACAGTGGACATGGCCTGT ATCAGCACAGAGTGTGTCTCAggctgtgtgtgtcctgcggGGCTCGTGTCTGATGGAAAAGGGGGCTGCATCCAAGAGGCTCTTTGTCCTTGCGTTCATAACAGTAAAATTTACCAGCCTGGAGAATCCATCAAAGTCGACTGCAAcacctg CACATGCAAGGACAGGAAATGGCAGTGCGGTGTCGATTTGTGCCATGGAACCTGTACAGTGTATGGTGATGGACATTATGTCACATTCGATGGAAGAAGATACACATTTGATGGAGACTGCGAATACACCCTGGTCAGA GATCACTGTGGCCACAGCAATTCCAGCGGCAATTTCAGAGTCATCACCGAAAATATTCCCTGCGGAACAACCGGCACCACCTGCTCCAAAGCCGTCAAAGTCTTCCTGGGG AGTAACGAGCTCTTACTAACAGATGGAGGCTATGAAGTTATTCAAAGAGGTGCAGGAGATGAAATTCCCTACCAGATCAGCGTTATGGGCATTTACATGGTCATTGAGGCTAATAATGGGCTTCTTCTGGTGTGGGACCAGAAGACAAGTCTATTCATCAAGCTTAGTCCTAACTTCAAG GGTGAGGTGTGTGGTCTCTGCGGAAATTATGATGGCAACACGAACAATGACTTTACCTTGAGAAACCAGGGTGTGGTAACCAATGCACTGGATTTTGGAAACAGCTGGAAGGAGTCCTCCAGCTGCCCTGATGCTAGTCAGATCAAAAATCCATGTACTTTTAACCCCTATCGGCAAGCCTGGGCCCAGAAACAGTGCAGCATCATCATGAACGACATCTTTGAGAGCTGTCACACACAT GTTGACCCCACACCGTATTACTCTGCATGCGTAAGAGATGCCTGTGCTTGTGATAGCGGAGGAGATTGCGAGTGTTTCTGTACTGCTGTAGCTGCTTACGCTCAAGCCTGTAATGAGGGGGGAGTGTGTGTCGCTTGGAGGACACCGAAAATCTGCC CACTGTTCTGTGATTATTACAACCCTCCTGGTGAGTGCGAGTGGCACTACAAACCCTGTGGTGCACCCTGTATGAGGACTTGCAGGAACCCCAAAGGAACGTGTTCCAGCCAGATACCACCACTGGAAG GCTGTTACCCAAAATGTCCTGATGATCAGCCATACTTTGATGAGGACACAATGAAATGTGTGAAGAAGGAAAGCTGTGGCTGCTATTCCAAATCAAAACATTACAACAATGGAGATGAGGTCCCGAGCACACAAAACTGTCAGAAATG cTATTGTACTTCATCAGAAATCAACTGTAAAACAGATGATAATGGTAAGAATGAATTCTTACCACGTAGCATATTCCAGCACTTGAAACtaatggttgtgtaa
- the LOC128543189 gene encoding rho GTPase-activating protein gacK-like, with product MKGPGCTTPKTHTTTTSTPTPTPTSTTTTSKPTTSTPTPTPTTTTTTTPTTPTPSSTPSCTLECSWSDWMDFGPPTTGPNGGEVVPIGKIRQTYPKICSTPRNVECRAKLYPSLPLSQLGQTVTCNAQEGLICLNQNQGLQQQCFDYEIRVSCCEMKGPGCTTPKTHTTTITTTTSTPTPTPTSTTTTSTPTPTPTTTTMTTTTTPTSSSTPPCMLECSWSDWMDFGPPTTGPNGGEVVPIRRISQTYPKLCSSPQQVECRAKLYPALPLSQLGPGLHNTQNTHHNNQHTDTYTNKHNNNQQTNNQPTNNNYYNYYNNTYSFLDTFLGPGMHNTQNTHHNNHHNHEHTDTYTNKHNNNQHTNTYTNNNHYDYYNNTYFFLDTSVHA from the exons ATGAAGGGCCCGGGATGCACaacacccaaaacacacaccacaacaaCCAGCACACCGACACCTACACCaacaagcacaacaacaacCAGCAAACCAACAACCAGCACACCAACACCTacaccaacaacaactactacGACTACTCCAACAACACCTACTCCTTCCTCGACACCTTCGTGCACACTTGAATGCTCTTGGtctgactggatggactttggGCCTCCTACAACTGGTCCTAATGGTGGTGAAGTTGTCCCAATTGGAAAAATAAGGCAGACTTATCCAAAGATCTGTTCCACTCCACGAAATGTTGAGTGTAGAGCAAAACTCTACCCTTCTTTGCCGCTTTCACAGTTGGGTCAGACAGTGACTTGTAATGCACAAGAAGGACTAATTTGTCTAAACCAAAACCAAGGTCTTCAACAGCAGTGCTTTGATTATGAAATTCGAGTGTCTTGTTGTGAAATGAAGGGCCCAGGATGCACaacacccaaaacacacaccacaacaaTCACCACAACCACCAGCACACCGACACCTACACCaacaagcacaacaacaaccagcacaccaacacctacaccaacaacaactactATGACTACTACAACAACACCTACTTCTTCCTCGACACCTCCGTGCATGCTTGAATGCTCTTGGtctgactggatggactttggGCCTCCTACAACTGGTCCTAATGGTGGTGAAGTTGTCCCAATCAGAAGGATAAGCCAAACCTATCCAAAGCTGTGTTCCTCCCCACAACAAGTTGAATGTAGAGCAAAACTCTACCCTGCCCTGCCGCTCTCACAGTTGG GGCCCGGGTTGCACaacacccaaaacacacaccacaacaaCCAGCACACCGACACCTACACCaacaagcacaacaacaacCAGCAAACCAACAACCAGCccaccaacaacaactactacaactactacaaCAACACCTACTCCTTCCTCGACACCTTC CTGG GGCCCGGGATGCACaacacccaaaacacacaccacaacaaCCACCACAACCACGAGCACACCGACACCTACACCaacaagcacaacaacaacCAGCACACCAACACCTACACCAACAACAACCACTACGACTACTACAACAACACCTACTTCTTCCTCGACACCTCCGTGCATGCTTGA